A window of the Isosphaera pallida ATCC 43644 genome harbors these coding sequences:
- a CDS encoding UbiD family decarboxylase has translation MGHQTLASALADLKRSGQLLELDHEVDPVLEAGAIQRRVYEAGGPALLFKRVKGTPFPMVANLFGTLDRARYLFRDRLAAISLLVDAKVDPARLARKPWRFLGLPKTAWTLLPRRTRTGPVLEHRTRLDQLPRLISWPRDGGPFVTLPLVYSEDPDRPGPAKSNLGMYRVQLGGNSYEPNAEVGLHYQLHRGIGVHHAAAIRRGEPLKVNVIVGGPPALILAAVMPLPEGLPEISFAGALQGARLKMAPAANGLLAPIEADFVISGTVDPHTVKPEGPFGDHLGYYALVHDFPVLKVEAVHHRRDAVWPFTTVGRPPQEDTTFGQLIHELTGPLVPTVLPGVKGVHAVDAAGVHPLLLAIGSERYVPYAPLRRPQELLTQANAILGQGQMSLAKYLFIVAHEDDPSLDVHDIAAFLRHWLERVDWSNDLHFQTRTTIDTLDYSGDGFNQGSKVVIAAVGSKRRDLATAWDQATDPLKLPDGFDHPKVALPGVLVVQAPRFASESGPRQHRGFCETARIPQGFPLVVLVDDADFTARSLRNWLWVVFTRSNPASDIDGVNAFTERKHWGCHGPLVIDARIKPHHAPPLEDDPEIERRVDALAAPGGPLHGVY, from the coding sequence ATGGGACATCAAACCCTTGCCTCCGCTTTGGCTGACTTGAAGAGAAGTGGTCAACTGTTGGAATTGGACCACGAGGTGGATCCGGTGTTGGAGGCCGGCGCGATCCAACGACGCGTCTATGAGGCGGGTGGTCCGGCCCTCCTGTTCAAACGAGTCAAAGGCACGCCGTTTCCGATGGTCGCCAACCTGTTCGGCACGTTGGACCGCGCACGTTACCTGTTCCGCGACCGTTTGGCGGCGATCTCGTTGTTGGTGGACGCCAAGGTGGACCCCGCGCGTCTGGCGCGCAAGCCTTGGCGGTTCCTCGGGTTGCCGAAGACCGCCTGGACGCTTCTACCCCGTCGAACCCGCACCGGCCCGGTTTTGGAACATCGCACGCGACTCGATCAGTTACCCCGGTTGATCTCCTGGCCGCGCGACGGTGGCCCTTTTGTCACCCTGCCCCTGGTGTACTCTGAAGACCCTGACCGACCCGGTCCGGCCAAGTCGAATCTAGGCATGTATCGGGTGCAACTCGGCGGTAATTCCTACGAACCTAACGCCGAGGTCGGTTTACATTATCAACTGCATCGAGGCATCGGCGTCCACCACGCCGCCGCGATCCGGCGGGGCGAACCGCTCAAAGTCAACGTGATCGTCGGCGGACCGCCCGCCCTGATCCTGGCGGCGGTCATGCCGTTGCCGGAGGGCCTGCCCGAAATCAGTTTCGCCGGCGCTCTGCAAGGAGCACGGCTCAAGATGGCCCCGGCCGCCAACGGCCTGCTTGCTCCCATCGAGGCCGATTTCGTCATTTCCGGCACCGTCGATCCTCACACCGTCAAGCCGGAGGGTCCCTTCGGCGACCACCTGGGCTATTATGCGTTGGTCCACGATTTTCCCGTCCTCAAGGTGGAAGCGGTCCACCATCGCCGCGACGCCGTTTGGCCCTTCACCACTGTGGGACGGCCCCCTCAGGAGGACACCACCTTTGGCCAACTGATCCACGAATTGACCGGCCCGTTGGTCCCTACCGTTCTGCCCGGCGTCAAAGGGGTCCATGCCGTGGACGCCGCCGGGGTCCACCCCCTGCTGTTGGCCATCGGCTCGGAACGTTACGTCCCCTACGCCCCCCTGCGACGCCCTCAGGAACTGCTCACTCAGGCCAACGCCATCCTCGGCCAAGGGCAAATGTCGCTGGCCAAATACCTCTTCATCGTCGCCCACGAGGACGACCCCAGTCTTGATGTCCACGACATTGCCGCCTTCCTGCGCCACTGGCTCGAGCGGGTCGATTGGTCCAACGACCTTCATTTCCAAACCCGCACGACGATCGACACCCTCGACTATTCCGGCGACGGCTTCAATCAGGGTTCCAAGGTGGTGATCGCCGCCGTCGGTTCCAAGCGCCGCGACCTGGCGACCGCTTGGGACCAAGCCACCGACCCGCTCAAACTGCCCGACGGCTTCGATCATCCCAAGGTCGCCCTACCAGGTGTCTTGGTGGTCCAAGCTCCGCGTTTCGCTTCAGAAAGCGGCCCGCGTCAACATCGCGGGTTCTGCGAAACCGCCCGCATCCCCCAGGGCTTTCCCCTGGTGGTGTTGGTGGACGACGCCGACTTCACCGCCCGCTCTCTACGCAACTGGCTCTGGGTGGTCTTCACTCGCTCTAACCCGGCATCCGACATTGACGGCGTCAACGCCTTCACCGAACGCAAGCACTGGGGATGTCACGGACCTCTTGTGATCGACGCTCGCATCAAGCCACATCACGCCCCTCCTTTAGAGGACGACCCTGAAATCGAACGTCGAGTCGATGCCTTAGCCGCGCCCGGCGGGCCTCTTCACGGCGTCTACTGA